The sequence below is a genomic window from Myxocyprinus asiaticus isolate MX2 ecotype Aquarium Trade chromosome 9, UBuf_Myxa_2, whole genome shotgun sequence.
ttttacaatttttatatAAGCTGATTTGTGAGTTAGAGTATTGCTCAGTGTTATTATGGAAGATCAGATTAAATTGTGATCACTTCTGTTTTGCAGGTCCAGTATTTCTTTAAGATTTTAGATGGATGAAGCAAATGTGAGCGACATTACAACAGTATTTAAATAAAGACCACTTTAAAGATACCTCAGTTGTCTgtccatttatttctttttttaggtCTTACTCAGattttaaataacattacaaGAGCACACAAAACTCTTGACAAGTGTTGTGATGTTCAACATTGAATTTTGAGCACTTTTAACACCAACAAAATATCCTATTACATGGGGTACTGCATTGCATCTGATAAGTTTCTAACCTTTGACCAGTGACTTTGGTATTTGGATTCATACATTATACGTTCTCCTGCTGAAAAAAATTGTACAACTGCATAAATATAAAATTCTTCCACCATGAAAATGGCTAAAACATTCATTAGAAATTAACACCACATTATGTGATGtcttcagaacaaaacaaaaataataataattaaaagcacTGTTGCCATGGTGACCACTGGGCACACTTCAGTCCTCCAGGCTAGACACACAGTTCTACACTTAATAGTAAAGGAAATAAAAGCCTTACACAGAATTGTCATTAGCCCCAATTTCCCAAATTGCAAGACAATCAAATAAAAGTCAAAAGGTGATGTAAAAACATATTCCCCAcaatcaacaaaaaataaaagacaaagggaaaaggaaaaaaagaagaattgaATGGAGTGCAGTCACTTACACACATACAGACCTGGGGAGTTCAGAGCGTACCATGCCAGTATTTTCAGTTTTGAAGTAGACAAATCCACACATATTCTCACAGACTCTTGCGCTTATACTAAATAACACTCACACACCTTGGACCACTAAGTTTCTCACATAAGACAACAGAAATTTCAACGGCTTGGAAAGGACCATTGTATGCGACTACTGCACTGCACACTCCATAAAATATAAAGAGACCACACTAGGCAGAAATACTCAGGGGACAGAAACACTGCTCGCTACATCAGTAGTGGAATTATAATTTACAGTAATAAATGAATGTCCCATGGCTCACGGAATATTCTCATTTACAGTAGAATAAATACTTTGCTATTGCTACTCTTCCTGTAATTTACTTTCTAACCCTAGACATGCAGAGATAGCTAGTGTAAAGCATACAGATTAAGTGTAGGTCCCGTATGTTATGAAAGTTTGTTCAAGATTAGTTGTTTTCCAATTTAATTTGCATTTGTCTAAATTATTGTGTTTTGAAATGGGCAGAGTAAAAGTGCTATTATCATAGCTATGGTCATGACTTGATGTTGATTTTGATGTCAAAGCGTCCCTGAGAACGGTCCTTCTCGCTGTAATGAATGTTCTCTCCAAATACTTTGCACTCTATGCGCATGTCGAAATCCTTTGAGATGTTCTGAAACTTGATGGCCACCAGAGGCTGGAGGTACTGTGGCTGTAGCAGCTTGCCGTAGTAAGGATAGTACTGGAGAGGGAAACCAGCACCCACTCCGAAGTAGTCAATTGGCCCAAGCTTGTCTGCTTCTTCTTCTCTCTGTTGACAAGCAGAACTTGTATTAGATGCTACTGGCTTTTTGGTGTAAGCTATAAGCTAAGTTTGTAGGAGTTTCTTACCTTGCTTGAGCAGTGGATTGGGATGATATTGCCTTGATAACTGGTGCGAATTGGCTCAGGAAGACTGTCATTAGAAGCTGGAGGCTGAAGAGAGAGGTTTAATATTGAGATGTCAATCTAAACAGTCATGGATAACAACCTTGGATGTCTTAAGCATTCAAGCATTTCTATTAAAACAAGCTATAGCTCACTCTGGGCCTGAAGTTGACAATCCTGTTGAGTTTAACAATGAGGCAGGGCTTGCCATCCTCGAAGCCAAAAGTTTCATCCGTTATGCCTGAGCACTCCTTCAGCCAGGATCTATCGAAACGGCAGGCCTTTCTCATGCCGTAGTCACCCTCCAGTTCTCCGCGCTCTGTGTAGGTTGTAGGTTTGTCTGAACAGGAAACGTGTTAAAGCCTGTTATTGACTAATGCAACTGTGTTTACCACAATAGAACATAAGCATGCAAGAAGATGGTCAAATAAAGCCACAATTGTCTACCTAAGCAAACATGAACTGTTGAGTTATGAATGAAGATCATTTGACAGAGCTGTAGAGATCTTTAAATGACCTACTTAATAATACAGCAAGGGTTACTAAGACTTACAGtaaaccacacacatacacacagctacctaaaagagatagttcacccacaaatgaaaactcTCCCCTTCTTTCTTCCACTGTGGAACATAAATGGAGATGCTACACAGTATGTTAGTGTGAGTTCCCAGTTATTTCATTGCAtctatttccatacaatgaaagtgaatgatgactgaagcGGTCATTCTACCTAACAACATtaaggggtgagtaaatggtgattttgaaatcatttttgggtgaaccattcctttaaagattTTA
It includes:
- the LOC127446365 gene encoding sodium/potassium-transporting ATPase subunit beta-233-like; translation: MSANKDGDGGWKTFIWNSDKKEFLGRTGGSWFKIFTFYVIFYGCLAGIFIGTIQAMLMTLSNYKPTYQDRVAPPGLSHTPHPDKAEIFFSLNNQESYAAYIKNMKNFLQAYNSENQLDQMKYEDCGDKPTTYTERGELEGDYGMRKACRFDRSWLKECSGITDETFGFEDGKPCLIVKLNRIVNFRPRPPASNDSLPEPIRTSYQGNIIPIHCSSKREEEADKLGPIDYFGVGAGFPLQYYPYYGKLLQPQYLQPLVAIKFQNISKDFDMRIECKVFGENIHYSEKDRSQGRFDIKINIKS